One genomic segment of Oreochromis aureus strain Israel breed Guangdong linkage group 9, ZZ_aureus, whole genome shotgun sequence includes these proteins:
- the adcyap1a gene encoding adenylate cyclase activating polypeptide 1a, translating to MSSKATLALFIYGIIMHYSVNSSPVGLSFPSLRLDGDVYDEDGNSLPSLDYDRDQLEARSAPSVADDVYTLYYPPEKRTERHADGMFNKAYRKALGQLSARKYLHSLMAKRVGGGKMLDDSSEPLSKRHSDGIFTDSYSRYRKQMAVKKYLAAVLGKSLEDIGFHHILQEIDFDALPDGDEFEAFLGEWLKQFSPEIPGL from the exons atgtCTAGTAAAGCGACTTTAGCATTATTCATCTATGGAATCATAATGCATTACAGCGTCAACAGCTCACCTGTGGGGCTTAGCTTTCCCAGTCTTAG ACTTGACGGCGATGTTTATGATGAGGACGGCAATTCCTTACCGTCCCTGGATTACGACAGAGATCAACTGGAGGCGAGGAGCGCTCCGTCTGTCGCTGACGACGTCTACACTTTGTACTACCCTCCGGAAAAAAG AACGGAAAGACATGCAGACGGCATGTTTAATAAAGCCTACAGGAAAGCGCTGGGTCAGTTATCAGCAAGGAAATACCTTCATTCTCTGATGGCAAAACGTGTAGG CGGGGGGAAAATGTTGGATGACAGCTCAGAGCCCCTCTCCAAGCGACACTCAGATGGGATCTTCACAGACAGCTACAGCCGCTACAGAAAGCAAATGGCAGTCAAGAAATACCTGGCGGCGGTCCTTGGGAAAAG CCTTGAAGACATAGGTTTTCACCATATCCTACAAGAAATAGACTTTGATGCCCTCCCGGACGGGGATGAGTTTGAGGCTTTTTTGGGAGAATGGCTGAAACAGTTCTCTCCCGAAATCCCG GGTTTGTGA